Proteins found in one Planococcus citri chromosome 2, ihPlaCitr1.1, whole genome shotgun sequence genomic segment:
- the LOC135837030 gene encoding RNA-binding protein 48 isoform X2, translating into MPSLNLQKEVKHLCMRYGEIKQIHQVKDYSEDEESFTEVFHVTFTKIQSARFAKHMIDDKSFFGGILHVCYAPELESVSECRHKLDQRRHEVLKRLSQYTAADLRKSQQMSQSTIEPQPGPSGTNVPAVTTAYPAQHCFSSPQNNVNRFKKPTNQHSTRKGVPLNSTGFNSTNKLNFRNQKPQKQQPPRVLIGPQLLPKADTKPPETAATKPESNPVSDADVEPDKSQKQDKPETVKRTKFTMSSKFIPPQVKRIKFN; encoded by the exons ATGCCTTCGTTGAATTTGCAAAAAGAAGTGAAGCACTTATGCATGCGTTATGGTGAAATCAAACAAATACATCAAGTTAAAGACTACTCCGAAGATGAAGAATCTTTTACCGAAGTGTTTCACGTCACATTTACCAAAATACAATCAGCCAG GTTTGCCAAACATATGATAGATGATAAGTCGTTTTTCGGTGGTATTCTACACGTGTGTTATGCTCCGGAATTGGAATCTGTCTCAGAATGTAGACATAAACTGGATCAAAGAAGACACGAAGTATTAAAAAGACTATCTCAGTATACGGCTGCTGATTTGAG AAAATCTCAACAAATGAGTCAGTCTACAATCGAACCTCAGCCTGGTCCTAGTGGCACGAATGTTCCTGCTGTAACGACAGCGTACCCAGCTCAACATTGTTTTTCTAGTCCTCAAAATAATGTTAATCGGTTCAAGAAGCCAACGAATCAGCATTCCACTCGTAAAGGAGTTCCTCTCAACTCGACCGGTTTTAATTCAACTAATAAGTTGAATTTTCGTAATCAAAAACCTCAAAAGCAGCAACCT CCTCGAGTTCTTATTGGCCCACAATTGTTACCCAAAGCTGATACAAAACCACCGGAAACAGCTGCAACGAAACCGGAATCGAATCCTGTATCCGATGCTGATGTAGAACCTGATAAATCTCAGAAGCAAGATAAGCCTGAGACTGTTAAAAGAACGAAATTTACTATGTCGAGTAAATTTATACCCCCTCAAGTGAAAAGGATAAAGTTTAATTGA
- the LOC135837030 gene encoding RNA-binding protein 48 isoform X1 codes for MESKEKTITKQPHHERQQLCTTRPSYRQGKKLTAVKVYTISDESQHLIIRGMPSLNLQKEVKHLCMRYGEIKQIHQVKDYSEDEESFTEVFHVTFTKIQSARFAKHMIDDKSFFGGILHVCYAPELESVSECRHKLDQRRHEVLKRLSQYTAADLRKSQQMSQSTIEPQPGPSGTNVPAVTTAYPAQHCFSSPQNNVNRFKKPTNQHSTRKGVPLNSTGFNSTNKLNFRNQKPQKQQPPRVLIGPQLLPKADTKPPETAATKPESNPVSDADVEPDKSQKQDKPETVKRTKFTMSSKFIPPQVKRIKFN; via the exons ATGGAATCCAAGGAGAAAACAATCACGAAGCAACCTCATCACGAACGCCAGCAACTCTGCACCACTCGTCCATCGTATCGCCAAGGAAAAAAGCTGACTGCCGTGAAG GTATACACGATTAGCGACGAATCTCAGCACCTGATCATCAGAGGAATGCCTTCGTTGAATTTGCAAAAAGAAGTGAAGCACTTATGCATGCGTTATGGTGAAATCAAACAAATACATCAAGTTAAAGACTACTCCGAAGATGAAGAATCTTTTACCGAAGTGTTTCACGTCACATTTACCAAAATACAATCAGCCAG GTTTGCCAAACATATGATAGATGATAAGTCGTTTTTCGGTGGTATTCTACACGTGTGTTATGCTCCGGAATTGGAATCTGTCTCAGAATGTAGACATAAACTGGATCAAAGAAGACACGAAGTATTAAAAAGACTATCTCAGTATACGGCTGCTGATTTGAG AAAATCTCAACAAATGAGTCAGTCTACAATCGAACCTCAGCCTGGTCCTAGTGGCACGAATGTTCCTGCTGTAACGACAGCGTACCCAGCTCAACATTGTTTTTCTAGTCCTCAAAATAATGTTAATCGGTTCAAGAAGCCAACGAATCAGCATTCCACTCGTAAAGGAGTTCCTCTCAACTCGACCGGTTTTAATTCAACTAATAAGTTGAATTTTCGTAATCAAAAACCTCAAAAGCAGCAACCT CCTCGAGTTCTTATTGGCCCACAATTGTTACCCAAAGCTGATACAAAACCACCGGAAACAGCTGCAACGAAACCGGAATCGAATCCTGTATCCGATGCTGATGTAGAACCTGATAAATCTCAGAAGCAAGATAAGCCTGAGACTGTTAAAAGAACGAAATTTACTATGTCGAGTAAATTTATACCCCCTCAAGTGAAAAGGATAAAGTTTAATTGA